The window TGATCTTATCCACAACGGCCTCACTGGGCAACGGCGCAATCTCGGGAGCGATCTGGAACTGCGCAGAATCGCGTGGAAAGGCCGGCGTGGCGTCCGCCGCGCGGTCGACGCTCTGCCATGCCTTCGCGCGCCGCAGCTGGCTCACTCCGGCGACTTCGTTCGGCAGGGACATGTGCCGGGTGAAGAAGACGCGGAACCCGCCGGCGCGCGCCGCCTGCAATACCTGCCGGACTCGCTCGACGACGGCGCGCCCCGTCGCAAGTTGCGAAACGATGCCGATCTGCATGTCGTACACGATCAAGGCCGTCCGACTCGGATGGCACACCTCGTCGAGTGTCGCGGGGATATCAAGGCTGAAGGCGCGGTCCATCTTAGCGCGCGACCCCCGCGGACGTGGTGCGGTCATACGGCTCGTTGATATCGACCTTGGCGTCGAACAACACCTCGATCGGCAGCGGCACTTGGACCGGGATGAAGAACCATTCGATGAGCCCCGCCTTCGTGAGCGGAAAGTCGTCGGTGTATCGCTTTGCGGCCTTGACGCTGTCCACCTCGAACACGATCACCACCCCGAGCTCGTCCGTGCGCGCGTAGTTCTCGCGCACAATCCCGGCTTTCCACAGCCGCCACACGTTGGCTACTTCTTTGGGCAGGTACGGTTCGAGCTGGTCGTAGGTGACGCCGGGCTTCGTGCGATCGTATGCAATGACCTTCATCGTTGTGCTCCTTGGGGCTGGGTCGGCGCTTGCCTCCCCGCCGATGTGATGATACACTGGCTATGCGGGGCATTACTATACGGGATGGTAAATATATTTGTCAAGCCCATCCATGAGACGGACTATTCGAAAGCCGGCACCGCCGCACGATGGACGCGGCCGTCCGCGATCGCCGGCCATCGATGAGGCAGTCCTGCAGGCCGCCTTCCGCCTTATGGCGCAACACGGGTACGCGCGGACGTCGATCGACGCGATCGCCGCGGCCGCGGGGGTGACGAAGCCGAGCAT of the bacterium genome contains:
- a CDS encoding cysteine hydrolase — protein: MDRAFSLDIPATLDEVCHPSRTALIVYDMQIGIVSQLATGRAVVERVRQVLQAARAGGFRVFFTRHMSLPNEVAGVSQLRRAKAWQSVDRAADATPAFPRDSAQFQIAPEIAPLPSEAVVDKITMSAFAGTYLDIALRDCGINAFAIVGIALEIGIEPT